In Paraburkholderia phenazinium, one DNA window encodes the following:
- the ffh gene encoding signal recognition particle protein, with protein MLDNLTQRMARVVKTLRGEARLTEANTQEMLREVRLALLEADVALPVVREFIAKVKEKALGEEVISSLSPGQALVGVVQRELTAIIGGDYEGKAVELNLAVTPPAVILMAGLQGAGKTTTVGKLAKLLREKYKKKVLTVSCDVYRPAAIAQLKTVTEQVGADFFPSEADQKPVDIARAAVDWAKRHYHDVLLVDTAGRLGIDEAMMQEIAALHAELKPAETLFVVDAMLGQDAVNTAKAFSDALPLTGVVLTKLDGDSRGGAALSVRHVTGKPIKFVGVAEKLDGLEIFYPDRMANRILGMGDILALVEEAQRGVDVEAAQKLANKVKKGGDFDLNDFRAQLTQMKSMGGLSSLMDKLPAQFQQAAAGANMGMAESQMRRMEGIINSMTPTERAKPELIKATRKRRIAAGAGVQVQEVNRMLNQYEQMRTMMKKLKGGNLQKMMRGMKGMLPGMR; from the coding sequence ATGCTCGACAATCTGACTCAACGGATGGCGCGCGTCGTCAAGACGCTGCGCGGCGAAGCCCGGCTCACCGAGGCCAACACCCAGGAGATGCTGCGCGAAGTGCGCCTCGCACTCCTCGAGGCCGACGTGGCGCTGCCCGTCGTGCGCGAATTCATCGCCAAGGTGAAGGAAAAGGCGCTCGGCGAGGAAGTCATCAGCAGCCTGTCGCCTGGCCAGGCGCTGGTCGGCGTGGTGCAGCGCGAGCTGACCGCGATCATCGGCGGCGACTACGAAGGCAAGGCGGTCGAACTCAATCTCGCCGTCACGCCGCCCGCCGTCATCCTGATGGCCGGTCTGCAGGGCGCGGGTAAGACTACTACGGTCGGCAAGCTCGCCAAGCTCCTGCGCGAGAAGTACAAGAAAAAAGTGCTTACGGTTTCTTGCGACGTCTACCGCCCCGCCGCTATCGCGCAGTTGAAGACGGTGACCGAGCAGGTCGGCGCGGACTTCTTCCCGTCCGAGGCGGACCAGAAGCCGGTGGATATCGCGCGTGCCGCGGTGGACTGGGCCAAGCGCCACTATCACGACGTGCTGCTGGTCGACACGGCCGGCCGTCTCGGTATCGACGAAGCGATGATGCAGGAAATCGCGGCGCTGCACGCTGAGCTGAAGCCGGCGGAAACGCTGTTCGTGGTCGACGCGATGCTCGGCCAGGACGCGGTCAACACCGCCAAGGCGTTCAGCGACGCGCTACCGCTCACCGGCGTGGTGCTCACCAAGCTCGACGGCGATTCGCGCGGCGGTGCCGCGTTGTCCGTGCGCCATGTGACGGGCAAGCCGATCAAGTTCGTCGGCGTCGCCGAAAAGCTCGACGGTCTGGAAATTTTCTATCCGGACCGGATGGCGAACCGGATTCTCGGCATGGGCGACATTCTCGCCCTCGTCGAAGAAGCGCAGCGCGGCGTCGACGTAGAAGCCGCGCAGAAGCTCGCCAACAAGGTCAAGAAAGGCGGCGACTTCGACCTCAACGATTTCCGCGCCCAACTCACGCAGATGAAGAGCATGGGCGGCCTGTCGTCGCTGATGGACAAGCTGCCCGCACAATTCCAGCAGGCCGCCGCCGGCGCCAACATGGGCATGGCCGAGTCGCAGATGCGCCGCATGGAAGGCATCATCAATTCGATGACGCCCACCGAGCGCGCCAAGCCGGAGCTGATCAAGGCCACCCGCAAGCGCCGCATCGCAGCGGGCGCGGGCGTGCAGGTGCAGGAGGTCAACCGGATGCTGAATCAGTACGAGCAGATGCGCACCATGATGAAGAAGCTGAAGGGCGGCAACCTGCAGAAGATGATGCGCGGCATGAAGGGCATGCTGCCCGGCATGCGCTAG
- a CDS encoding hypoxanthine-guanine phosphoribosyltransferase, translating into MNREEALHIFSHSEEIVSAQDVNASISGMAAAIAAEMSEEFPLVLSVMGGAAVFTGMLLPHLDFPLEFDYIHLTRYRNTTKGGSEMQWRVAPAESVKDRVVLVLDDILDEGETMAAIRDRILDMGAKRFMSAVLCEKIIPKAKPLRPDFCGFEVPDRYVFGCGMDAKGYWRNLPTIRALTDGA; encoded by the coding sequence ATGAATCGCGAAGAAGCTCTCCACATATTCAGCCACTCCGAAGAAATCGTTTCGGCCCAGGACGTCAACGCGTCGATCAGCGGAATGGCCGCGGCCATCGCTGCCGAAATGAGCGAGGAGTTCCCGCTCGTGCTGTCGGTGATGGGCGGCGCGGCGGTGTTCACCGGCATGCTGTTGCCGCACCTCGATTTCCCGCTCGAATTCGACTACATCCACCTCACCCGCTACCGCAACACCACCAAGGGCGGCAGCGAGATGCAATGGCGCGTGGCGCCGGCGGAGTCGGTGAAGGACCGTGTCGTGCTGGTGCTCGACGACATCCTCGACGAAGGCGAGACCATGGCCGCGATCCGCGACCGCATCCTCGACATGGGCGCGAAGCGCTTTATGAGCGCGGTGCTGTGCGAGAAGATCATTCCGAAGGCCAAGCCGCTGCGCCCGGACTTCTGCGGCTTCGAAGTGCCGGACCGCTATGTGTTCGGCTGCGGGATGGACGCGAAGGGATACTGGCGCAATCTGCCCACGATTCGTGCGTTGACCGACGGGGCGTAA
- a CDS encoding MarC family protein yields the protein MEYTFLSATVLLILITDPLGNIPLFVSCLRGVAPKRRAVVILREVAIAFVILLAFMVSGERFLRMMNLTDQSLRIGGGIVLFLIALRMVFPHPDGPLGGDTRGGEPLIVPLAIPALAGPSALATVMLLTSQAPGKMLEWIGALCVTMIVCAIVLMLAERIQSWLGERAMMAFERLMGLVLVAISVEMMLGGIRSFVHQL from the coding sequence GTGGAGTACACCTTCCTGTCTGCGACCGTCCTGCTGATTCTGATTACCGACCCGCTAGGCAACATCCCGCTCTTCGTCAGTTGCCTGCGCGGGGTGGCGCCCAAGCGGCGCGCGGTGGTCATTCTGCGCGAGGTGGCGATTGCGTTTGTGATCCTGCTGGCGTTCATGGTGAGCGGCGAGCGCTTTCTGCGGATGATGAACCTGACCGACCAGTCTTTGCGGATCGGCGGCGGTATCGTCCTGTTTCTGATCGCGCTCAGGATGGTATTCCCGCACCCGGACGGTCCGTTGGGCGGCGACACCCGCGGCGGCGAGCCGCTGATCGTGCCGCTCGCCATCCCGGCATTGGCCGGTCCCTCGGCGCTTGCCACGGTGATGCTGTTGACGTCCCAGGCGCCCGGCAAAATGCTCGAATGGATCGGCGCGCTGTGCGTCACGATGATTGTCTGCGCGATCGTGCTGATGCTGGCGGAGCGCATTCAGAGCTGGCTGGGCGAGCGCGCAATGATGGCGTTCGAGCGGCTGATGGGCCTGGTGCTGGTGGCGATCTCGGTGGAGATGATGCTCGGTGGCATCCGGTCTTTCGTGCATCAACTCTGA